Proteins from one Sphaeramia orbicularis chromosome 17, fSphaOr1.1, whole genome shotgun sequence genomic window:
- the LOC115437292 gene encoding zinc finger protein 493-like isoform X2: MSQTLSDYGHLPLSSLRLIVPPLQLVSAVLWQIVQQGAVMYYGLLDDFVTTVLDTVPELLTYSERVQLVIGLRARVVLEMCRNDGFSSTQTIQPHLSRINTYIMKQDKEAPSSEMKASVTNFLMLVNTLVGDPCQRQMFYQKIFPTVFGLKYDAALQALMRKFLLTLQKLLPVPNLEQTSLWLSLSPTILKECVELMNQPEPLNKLIQHHSCHGHEVAQVSPCVDDCIISSLSYEPPSLETDEDAVKYGSMCVASDCHTENSLVTESENDEEKYSVINPEMKRNAQRKGQQQVEDLTEDQGASIEVILPFDESESTDEDMNKEWHYSLQTGGRTSSKSFKCFVCGQIFGSLRKLKRHSVSQSVCSSSSVSQNTFCERISLQPKSKSNSTEITASKSDNELLSLATDNLSKQRSLPSLEKSRNDYRLVCRVCGQVFTYPKNFDKHQKVCAESSKQERQTEPQCSTDLSHLAKPDPGNKTAESETGPSGARQESISSDSSEEQMCKRSSRVKACSICGTFFTCSIDLTKHMRCHTEQSPYLCLYCGKEFDSYEDYETHQEGTCRVSSAHLLAQESSFNSRMKKNPKDTVVSSGESVPTTSDAATNLQSLQMCKLPMTCQECGQGFTYYKSFEKHQSKCFKRPPRKIKRKTNQFVIKSCNIQSAENASEIPAEIGSGTRESETVTSLTGGHLEDSTPVMKCPLCEKNFSKIVLMKQHYSKSHKVRGPYPCPICKINFVRLCELVRHQHKKTLYQCTACKRCYTKPGLLSDHEKVHTADVTPRICETCGKSFMSLAHLIQHQSRHKERQPCVCSHCGKQFSTKNCLSAHMVRHTGGYPCPLCGKKFFQKTYLKWHLYKHTGQEPYLCDTCGKGWPSVAQLKIHMIQHTEERPFKCEECDACYKRQSHLMAHRRAKHIRSRPFMCEVCSKTFRLNGELKKHMMVHTGERPYTCPRCSKTFTRKTRLREHREKACL, encoded by the exons ATGAGCCAGACGTTATCAGACTATG GTCACCTCCCCCTTTCCTCCCTACGTCTTATCGTCCCCCCTCTGCAGCTCGTGTCTGCGGTTCTGTGGCAGATAGTACAGCAGGGGGCCGTCATGTACTACGGGCTGCTGGACGACTTCGTCACCACAGTGTTGGACACAGTCCCCGAGCTGCTCACTTACTCAGAGAGAGTCCAACTAGTTATTGGCTTACGAGCAAGG GTGGTGCTAGAGATGTGCCGCAATGATGGTTTCTCCAGTACACAGACTATCCAGCCGCATTTGAGCAGGATAAATACCTACATTATGAAACAGGATAAAGAG GCTCCCAGTTCTGAGATGAAAGCATCAGTGACAAACTTCTTGATGCTTGTTAACACTCTTGTGGGTGACCCATGCCAGAGGCAGATGTTTTATCAG aaAATCTTCCCAACTGTGTTTGGCCTCAAATATGACGCAGCTCTTCAGGCTCTAATGAGAAAATTCCTCCTCACTCTACAGAAGCTGTTGCCTGTTCCAAACCTCGAACAA ACTTCCCTTTGGCTAAGTCTCTCCCCTACGATCTTGAAAGAGTGTGTGGAGCTCATGAATCAGCCTGAACCTCTAAATAAACTCATTCAGCATCACAGTTGTCATGGCCACGAGGTTGCACAAG TTTCTCCCTGTGTTGACGATTGCATCATTTCCAGCCTTTCCTACGAACCACCAAGCCTAGAAACTGATGAAGACGCAGTCAAGTATGGATCCATGTGTGTTGCATCAGACTGCCATACGGAAAACTCACTTGTCACTGAGTCTGAAAATGATGAAGAGAAATATTCTGTGATAAATCCAGAAATGAAAAGGAATGCACAAAGAAAAGGGCAACAGCAAGTTGAAGATTTGACAGAAGATCAAGGAGCCTCTATTGAAGTTATACTTCCTTTTGATGAAAGTGAGTCTACTGATGAGGATATGAACAAAGAATGGCATTACAGTTTGCAAACTGGTGGTAGGACATCATCAAAATCCTTCAAGTGTTTTGTTTGTGGGCAGATTTTTGGTTCCCTAAGAAAACTTAAGAGGCACAGTGTCAGTCAAAGTGTGTGCTCTTCAAGTTCTGTTAGCCAGAATACTTTTTGTGAGAGGATAAGCTTGCAACCAAAATCTAAGTCTAATAGTACTGAAATTACTGCCTCTAAAAGTGACAATGAGCTTCTATCACTGGCAACAGATAACCTGTCAAAACAGAGGAGTCTTCCAAGCTTGGAGAAGTCTCGTAATGACTACAGGCTTGTATGCCGTGTCTGTGGCCAAGTTTTCACTTACCCAAAGAATTTTGACAAGCACCAGAAGGTTTGTGCAGAGAGTAGTAAACAAGAGAGGCAGACAGAGCCACAGTGTTCCACAGACTTATCTCATCTTGCCAAACCAGACCCAGGTAACAAGACTGCAGAGTCTGAAACTGGACCTTCAGGTGCACGCCAGGAATCAATATCTTCTGACTCATCAGAAGAGCAAATGTGTAAAAGAAGCAGCCGTGTCAAGGCCTGCTCTATTTGTGGGACATTTTTTACGTGTTCTATAGACTTGACCAAGCACATGAGATGTCACACTGAACAGAGTCCTTACCTTTGTCTTTATTGCGGAAAAGAGTTTGACAGCTACGAAGACTACGAGACACATCAGGAAGGTACATGCAGGGTTTCAAGTGCACATCTACTCGCTCAGGAGTCATCCTTCAACAGCAGAATGAAAAAGAACCCAAAGGATACAGTTGTTTCTAGTGGTGAAAGTGTCCCAACAACCTCAGATGCTGCCACCAACTTGCAGTCTCTGCAGATGTGTAAATTGCCAATGACGTGTCAAGAGTGCGGTCAAGGATTTACTTACTACAAGAGTTTTGAGAAGCACCAGAGCAAGTGTTTCAAAAGGCCTCCTCGAAAAATAAAGCGAAAAACAAATCAGTTTGTTATCAAATCTTGTAATATCCAATCAGCTGAAAATGCCAGTGAAATTCCTGCTGAAATAGGTTCTGGTACCAGGGAAAGTGAAACTGTTACATCTCTTACTGGTGGACACCTTGAAGATAGCACCCCAGTCATGAAGTGTCCCTTATGTGAGAAGAACTTTTCAAAAATTGTCCTCATGAAACAACACTATTCTAAGTCACATAAAGTTAGAGGTCCATACCCGTGTCCCATATGTAAGATAAATTTTGTGAGGTTGTGTGAACTGGTACGGCATCAACATAAAAAGACATTATACCAGTGCACTGCATGTAAGAGATGTTACACAAAGCCAGGGTTACTGAGCGATCACGAAAAGGTTCACACGGCTGATGTAACACCACGAATTTGCGAAACATGCGGGAAAAGCTTCATGTCTCTCGCCCATCTGATTCAGCACCAGAGCAGGCATAAAGAACGACAGCCATGTGTCTGTTCCCACTGCGGGAAACAGTTCAGTACAAAAAACTGCCTGAGTGCGCATATGGTGAGGCACACAGGTGGTTACCCTTGTCCCCTGTGCGGGAAGAAATTCTTTCAGAAAACATACCTTAAATGGCATCTTTATAAACACACAGGGCAAGAGCCATACCTGTGTGATACATGTGGGAAAGGCTGGCCAAGTGTAGCTCAGCTCAAGATTCACATGATCCAACACACAGAGGAAAGGCCGTTCAAGTGCGAGGAATGCGATGCATGTTACAAAAGGCAATCGCATCTTATGGCTCACCGCAGAGCCAAGCACATCAGGTCGCGACCATTTATGTGTGAAGTCTGCAGCAAAACCTTCAGATTAAACGGTGAGTTGAAAAAACACATGATGGTCCATACGGGTGAACGGCCATACACGTGTCCCAGATGCAGCAAAACCTTTACAAGAAAGACACGCCTCAGGGAACACAGAGAAAAGGCATGTCTGTAA
- the LOC115437292 gene encoding oocyte zinc finger protein XlCOF6-like isoform X3 gives MRKFLLTLQKLLPVPNLEQTSLWLSLSPTILKECVELMNQPEPLNKLIQHHSCHGHEVAQVSPCVDDCIISSLSYEPPSLETDEDAVKYGSMCVASDCHTENSLVTESENDEEKYSVINPEMKRNAQRKGQQQVEDLTEDQGASIEVILPFDESESTDEDMNKEWHYSLQTGGRTSSKSFKCFVCGQIFGSLRKLKRHSVSQSVCSSSSVSQNTFCERISLQPKSKSNSTEITASKSDNELLSLATDNLSKQRSLPSLEKSRNDYRLVCRVCGQVFTYPKNFDKHQKVCAESSKQERQTEPQCSTDLSHLAKPDPGNKTAESETGPSGARQESISSDSSEEQMCKRSSRVKACSICGTFFTCSIDLTKHMRCHTEQSPYLCLYCGKEFDSYEDYETHQEGTCRVSSAHLLAQESSFNSRMKKNPKDTVVSSGESVPTTSDAATNLQSLQMCKLPMTCQECGQGFTYYKSFEKHQSKCFKRPPRKIKRKTNQFVIKSCNIQSAENASEIPAEIGSGTRESETVTSLTGGHLEDSTPVMKCPLCEKNFSKIVLMKQHYSKSHKVRGPYPCPICKINFVRLCELVRHQHKKTLYQCTACKRCYTKPGLLSDHEKVHTADVTPRICETCGKSFMSLAHLIQHQSRHKERQPCVCSHCGKQFSTKNCLSAHMVRHTGGYPCPLCGKKFFQKTYLKWHLYKHTGQEPYLCDTCGKGWPSVAQLKIHMIQHTEERPFKCEECDACYKRQSHLMAHRRAKHIRSRPFMCEVCSKTFRLNGELKKHMMVHTGERPYTCPRCSKTFTRKTRLREHREKACL, from the exons ATGAGAAAATTCCTCCTCACTCTACAGAAGCTGTTGCCTGTTCCAAACCTCGAACAA ACTTCCCTTTGGCTAAGTCTCTCCCCTACGATCTTGAAAGAGTGTGTGGAGCTCATGAATCAGCCTGAACCTCTAAATAAACTCATTCAGCATCACAGTTGTCATGGCCACGAGGTTGCACAAG TTTCTCCCTGTGTTGACGATTGCATCATTTCCAGCCTTTCCTACGAACCACCAAGCCTAGAAACTGATGAAGACGCAGTCAAGTATGGATCCATGTGTGTTGCATCAGACTGCCATACGGAAAACTCACTTGTCACTGAGTCTGAAAATGATGAAGAGAAATATTCTGTGATAAATCCAGAAATGAAAAGGAATGCACAAAGAAAAGGGCAACAGCAAGTTGAAGATTTGACAGAAGATCAAGGAGCCTCTATTGAAGTTATACTTCCTTTTGATGAAAGTGAGTCTACTGATGAGGATATGAACAAAGAATGGCATTACAGTTTGCAAACTGGTGGTAGGACATCATCAAAATCCTTCAAGTGTTTTGTTTGTGGGCAGATTTTTGGTTCCCTAAGAAAACTTAAGAGGCACAGTGTCAGTCAAAGTGTGTGCTCTTCAAGTTCTGTTAGCCAGAATACTTTTTGTGAGAGGATAAGCTTGCAACCAAAATCTAAGTCTAATAGTACTGAAATTACTGCCTCTAAAAGTGACAATGAGCTTCTATCACTGGCAACAGATAACCTGTCAAAACAGAGGAGTCTTCCAAGCTTGGAGAAGTCTCGTAATGACTACAGGCTTGTATGCCGTGTCTGTGGCCAAGTTTTCACTTACCCAAAGAATTTTGACAAGCACCAGAAGGTTTGTGCAGAGAGTAGTAAACAAGAGAGGCAGACAGAGCCACAGTGTTCCACAGACTTATCTCATCTTGCCAAACCAGACCCAGGTAACAAGACTGCAGAGTCTGAAACTGGACCTTCAGGTGCACGCCAGGAATCAATATCTTCTGACTCATCAGAAGAGCAAATGTGTAAAAGAAGCAGCCGTGTCAAGGCCTGCTCTATTTGTGGGACATTTTTTACGTGTTCTATAGACTTGACCAAGCACATGAGATGTCACACTGAACAGAGTCCTTACCTTTGTCTTTATTGCGGAAAAGAGTTTGACAGCTACGAAGACTACGAGACACATCAGGAAGGTACATGCAGGGTTTCAAGTGCACATCTACTCGCTCAGGAGTCATCCTTCAACAGCAGAATGAAAAAGAACCCAAAGGATACAGTTGTTTCTAGTGGTGAAAGTGTCCCAACAACCTCAGATGCTGCCACCAACTTGCAGTCTCTGCAGATGTGTAAATTGCCAATGACGTGTCAAGAGTGCGGTCAAGGATTTACTTACTACAAGAGTTTTGAGAAGCACCAGAGCAAGTGTTTCAAAAGGCCTCCTCGAAAAATAAAGCGAAAAACAAATCAGTTTGTTATCAAATCTTGTAATATCCAATCAGCTGAAAATGCCAGTGAAATTCCTGCTGAAATAGGTTCTGGTACCAGGGAAAGTGAAACTGTTACATCTCTTACTGGTGGACACCTTGAAGATAGCACCCCAGTCATGAAGTGTCCCTTATGTGAGAAGAACTTTTCAAAAATTGTCCTCATGAAACAACACTATTCTAAGTCACATAAAGTTAGAGGTCCATACCCGTGTCCCATATGTAAGATAAATTTTGTGAGGTTGTGTGAACTGGTACGGCATCAACATAAAAAGACATTATACCAGTGCACTGCATGTAAGAGATGTTACACAAAGCCAGGGTTACTGAGCGATCACGAAAAGGTTCACACGGCTGATGTAACACCACGAATTTGCGAAACATGCGGGAAAAGCTTCATGTCTCTCGCCCATCTGATTCAGCACCAGAGCAGGCATAAAGAACGACAGCCATGTGTCTGTTCCCACTGCGGGAAACAGTTCAGTACAAAAAACTGCCTGAGTGCGCATATGGTGAGGCACACAGGTGGTTACCCTTGTCCCCTGTGCGGGAAGAAATTCTTTCAGAAAACATACCTTAAATGGCATCTTTATAAACACACAGGGCAAGAGCCATACCTGTGTGATACATGTGGGAAAGGCTGGCCAAGTGTAGCTCAGCTCAAGATTCACATGATCCAACACACAGAGGAAAGGCCGTTCAAGTGCGAGGAATGCGATGCATGTTACAAAAGGCAATCGCATCTTATGGCTCACCGCAGAGCCAAGCACATCAGGTCGCGACCATTTATGTGTGAAGTCTGCAGCAAAACCTTCAGATTAAACGGTGAGTTGAAAAAACACATGATGGTCCATACGGGTGAACGGCCATACACGTGTCCCAGATGCAGCAAAACCTTTACAAGAAAGACACGCCTCAGGGAACACAGAGAAAAGGCATGTCTGTAA
- the LOC115437292 gene encoding zinc finger protein 493-like isoform X1, whose product MVSVFHSDKHDVHRHKATFMRTGHLPLSSLRLIVPPLQLVSAVLWQIVQQGAVMYYGLLDDFVTTVLDTVPELLTYSERVQLVIGLRARVVLEMCRNDGFSSTQTIQPHLSRINTYIMKQDKEAPSSEMKASVTNFLMLVNTLVGDPCQRQMFYQKIFPTVFGLKYDAALQALMRKFLLTLQKLLPVPNLEQTSLWLSLSPTILKECVELMNQPEPLNKLIQHHSCHGHEVAQVSPCVDDCIISSLSYEPPSLETDEDAVKYGSMCVASDCHTENSLVTESENDEEKYSVINPEMKRNAQRKGQQQVEDLTEDQGASIEVILPFDESESTDEDMNKEWHYSLQTGGRTSSKSFKCFVCGQIFGSLRKLKRHSVSQSVCSSSSVSQNTFCERISLQPKSKSNSTEITASKSDNELLSLATDNLSKQRSLPSLEKSRNDYRLVCRVCGQVFTYPKNFDKHQKVCAESSKQERQTEPQCSTDLSHLAKPDPGNKTAESETGPSGARQESISSDSSEEQMCKRSSRVKACSICGTFFTCSIDLTKHMRCHTEQSPYLCLYCGKEFDSYEDYETHQEGTCRVSSAHLLAQESSFNSRMKKNPKDTVVSSGESVPTTSDAATNLQSLQMCKLPMTCQECGQGFTYYKSFEKHQSKCFKRPPRKIKRKTNQFVIKSCNIQSAENASEIPAEIGSGTRESETVTSLTGGHLEDSTPVMKCPLCEKNFSKIVLMKQHYSKSHKVRGPYPCPICKINFVRLCELVRHQHKKTLYQCTACKRCYTKPGLLSDHEKVHTADVTPRICETCGKSFMSLAHLIQHQSRHKERQPCVCSHCGKQFSTKNCLSAHMVRHTGGYPCPLCGKKFFQKTYLKWHLYKHTGQEPYLCDTCGKGWPSVAQLKIHMIQHTEERPFKCEECDACYKRQSHLMAHRRAKHIRSRPFMCEVCSKTFRLNGELKKHMMVHTGERPYTCPRCSKTFTRKTRLREHREKACL is encoded by the exons ATGGTGAGTGTTTTTCACTCAGATAAACACGACGTACATCGACACAAAGCGACGTTTATGAGAACAG GTCACCTCCCCCTTTCCTCCCTACGTCTTATCGTCCCCCCTCTGCAGCTCGTGTCTGCGGTTCTGTGGCAGATAGTACAGCAGGGGGCCGTCATGTACTACGGGCTGCTGGACGACTTCGTCACCACAGTGTTGGACACAGTCCCCGAGCTGCTCACTTACTCAGAGAGAGTCCAACTAGTTATTGGCTTACGAGCAAGG GTGGTGCTAGAGATGTGCCGCAATGATGGTTTCTCCAGTACACAGACTATCCAGCCGCATTTGAGCAGGATAAATACCTACATTATGAAACAGGATAAAGAG GCTCCCAGTTCTGAGATGAAAGCATCAGTGACAAACTTCTTGATGCTTGTTAACACTCTTGTGGGTGACCCATGCCAGAGGCAGATGTTTTATCAG aaAATCTTCCCAACTGTGTTTGGCCTCAAATATGACGCAGCTCTTCAGGCTCTAATGAGAAAATTCCTCCTCACTCTACAGAAGCTGTTGCCTGTTCCAAACCTCGAACAA ACTTCCCTTTGGCTAAGTCTCTCCCCTACGATCTTGAAAGAGTGTGTGGAGCTCATGAATCAGCCTGAACCTCTAAATAAACTCATTCAGCATCACAGTTGTCATGGCCACGAGGTTGCACAAG TTTCTCCCTGTGTTGACGATTGCATCATTTCCAGCCTTTCCTACGAACCACCAAGCCTAGAAACTGATGAAGACGCAGTCAAGTATGGATCCATGTGTGTTGCATCAGACTGCCATACGGAAAACTCACTTGTCACTGAGTCTGAAAATGATGAAGAGAAATATTCTGTGATAAATCCAGAAATGAAAAGGAATGCACAAAGAAAAGGGCAACAGCAAGTTGAAGATTTGACAGAAGATCAAGGAGCCTCTATTGAAGTTATACTTCCTTTTGATGAAAGTGAGTCTACTGATGAGGATATGAACAAAGAATGGCATTACAGTTTGCAAACTGGTGGTAGGACATCATCAAAATCCTTCAAGTGTTTTGTTTGTGGGCAGATTTTTGGTTCCCTAAGAAAACTTAAGAGGCACAGTGTCAGTCAAAGTGTGTGCTCTTCAAGTTCTGTTAGCCAGAATACTTTTTGTGAGAGGATAAGCTTGCAACCAAAATCTAAGTCTAATAGTACTGAAATTACTGCCTCTAAAAGTGACAATGAGCTTCTATCACTGGCAACAGATAACCTGTCAAAACAGAGGAGTCTTCCAAGCTTGGAGAAGTCTCGTAATGACTACAGGCTTGTATGCCGTGTCTGTGGCCAAGTTTTCACTTACCCAAAGAATTTTGACAAGCACCAGAAGGTTTGTGCAGAGAGTAGTAAACAAGAGAGGCAGACAGAGCCACAGTGTTCCACAGACTTATCTCATCTTGCCAAACCAGACCCAGGTAACAAGACTGCAGAGTCTGAAACTGGACCTTCAGGTGCACGCCAGGAATCAATATCTTCTGACTCATCAGAAGAGCAAATGTGTAAAAGAAGCAGCCGTGTCAAGGCCTGCTCTATTTGTGGGACATTTTTTACGTGTTCTATAGACTTGACCAAGCACATGAGATGTCACACTGAACAGAGTCCTTACCTTTGTCTTTATTGCGGAAAAGAGTTTGACAGCTACGAAGACTACGAGACACATCAGGAAGGTACATGCAGGGTTTCAAGTGCACATCTACTCGCTCAGGAGTCATCCTTCAACAGCAGAATGAAAAAGAACCCAAAGGATACAGTTGTTTCTAGTGGTGAAAGTGTCCCAACAACCTCAGATGCTGCCACCAACTTGCAGTCTCTGCAGATGTGTAAATTGCCAATGACGTGTCAAGAGTGCGGTCAAGGATTTACTTACTACAAGAGTTTTGAGAAGCACCAGAGCAAGTGTTTCAAAAGGCCTCCTCGAAAAATAAAGCGAAAAACAAATCAGTTTGTTATCAAATCTTGTAATATCCAATCAGCTGAAAATGCCAGTGAAATTCCTGCTGAAATAGGTTCTGGTACCAGGGAAAGTGAAACTGTTACATCTCTTACTGGTGGACACCTTGAAGATAGCACCCCAGTCATGAAGTGTCCCTTATGTGAGAAGAACTTTTCAAAAATTGTCCTCATGAAACAACACTATTCTAAGTCACATAAAGTTAGAGGTCCATACCCGTGTCCCATATGTAAGATAAATTTTGTGAGGTTGTGTGAACTGGTACGGCATCAACATAAAAAGACATTATACCAGTGCACTGCATGTAAGAGATGTTACACAAAGCCAGGGTTACTGAGCGATCACGAAAAGGTTCACACGGCTGATGTAACACCACGAATTTGCGAAACATGCGGGAAAAGCTTCATGTCTCTCGCCCATCTGATTCAGCACCAGAGCAGGCATAAAGAACGACAGCCATGTGTCTGTTCCCACTGCGGGAAACAGTTCAGTACAAAAAACTGCCTGAGTGCGCATATGGTGAGGCACACAGGTGGTTACCCTTGTCCCCTGTGCGGGAAGAAATTCTTTCAGAAAACATACCTTAAATGGCATCTTTATAAACACACAGGGCAAGAGCCATACCTGTGTGATACATGTGGGAAAGGCTGGCCAAGTGTAGCTCAGCTCAAGATTCACATGATCCAACACACAGAGGAAAGGCCGTTCAAGTGCGAGGAATGCGATGCATGTTACAAAAGGCAATCGCATCTTATGGCTCACCGCAGAGCCAAGCACATCAGGTCGCGACCATTTATGTGTGAAGTCTGCAGCAAAACCTTCAGATTAAACGGTGAGTTGAAAAAACACATGATGGTCCATACGGGTGAACGGCCATACACGTGTCCCAGATGCAGCAAAACCTTTACAAGAAAGACACGCCTCAGGGAACACAGAGAAAAGGCATGTCTGTAA